A single region of the Bacteroidales bacterium genome encodes:
- a CDS encoding 6-carboxytetrahydropterin synthase, translating into MAKIRITKEFKFETAHALKAYDGLCKHIHGHSYELLVTVIGNPIEDKSSPKLGMVMDFGDLKMIVREEIVDKMDHALVLNKDSKAAQNLSGSDDMFSRLVLVDYQPTSENMLIDFVDRIQPRLPDGIKLYSMFLRETVTSYAEWFASDQD; encoded by the coding sequence ATGGCAAAAATTAGAATTACAAAAGAGTTTAAATTTGAAACTGCTCACGCTTTAAAAGCTTATGATGGACTTTGTAAACATATTCATGGTCATTCTTACGAATTATTGGTTACAGTAATTGGTAATCCTATAGAAGATAAAAGCTCCCCTAAATTAGGAATGGTAATGGATTTTGGCGATCTTAAGATGATAGTGAGAGAAGAGATAGTGGATAAAATGGATCATGCTTTGGTTTTAAACAAAGATTCAAAAGCAGCACAAAATTTATCTGGTAGCGATGATATGTTTAGTCGTTTGGTATTGGTTGATTATCAGCCAACAAGCGAAAATATGTTAATAGATTTTGTAGATAGAATCCAGCCCCGTTTGCCCGATGGTATTAAGTTGTATTCTATGTTTTTACGCGAAACAGTAACTTCTTATGCCGAATGGTTTGCTTCTGACCAAGATTAA
- a CDS encoding YgiQ family radical SAM protein — protein MYKEPRIEDWLPITRKEMLQRGWEELDIVIISGDAYVDHPAFGAAVIGRIIEAEGLRVGIIPQPQWKDDLRDFKKFGKPRLFFAVTAGNMDSMVNHYTANKRLRSNDAYTPGGDKSFRPDYASIVYCNILKNIYPDIPIVLGGVEASLRRLTHYDYWSDKLKTSILKESKADLLVYGMGEQPLLSILELLKKGVPFKALNTIPQTGILIIEGQTIPQNKNWRDVKLYSHDECLKDKLKFAKNFKHIEQESNKINAKRILQQIGKDTVIINPPFPTMTEKEIDAAFDLPYTRLPHPKYKKRGPIPAFEMIKFSVNLHRGCFGGCSFCTISAHQGKFIASRSEASIMKEVEQITMMPDFKGNISDLGGPSANMYKMKGRYQELCDQCKRPSCIHPTVCHNLDTSHQALLNIYKKVDAHPKIKKAYVGSGIRYDLLVKDFNTEGDEKGMNAYMQQLLDRHVSGRLKVAPEHTSDKTLKMMRKPSFKYFHSFKKQFDTINQKLGKKLQLIPYFISSHPESKLEDMANLAAETKDMGFHLEQVQDFTPTPMTVATVAYYSGYHPYTLEKVYTARKKLEKQEQHRFFFWYKGENASWIRSVLKNRPDLIKKLLARKVKVQESSSPKSFKTNKPKKNKFRRN, from the coding sequence TTCCTATTACTCGTAAGGAAATGTTACAACGAGGCTGGGAAGAACTGGATATTGTAATAATAAGCGGTGATGCTTATGTTGATCATCCTGCATTTGGTGCGGCAGTTATTGGCAGAATTATCGAAGCAGAAGGCTTACGCGTTGGTATTATTCCACAACCCCAATGGAAAGATGATTTACGTGATTTTAAAAAATTTGGTAAACCCCGACTATTTTTTGCAGTTACTGCCGGGAATATGGATTCTATGGTAAATCATTATACCGCCAACAAACGTCTACGCTCCAACGATGCTTACACTCCGGGAGGTGATAAAAGTTTCCGCCCCGACTACGCATCAATTGTTTATTGCAATATACTTAAAAATATTTATCCCGATATTCCAATTGTATTAGGTGGCGTTGAAGCTTCATTACGTAGATTAACACATTACGATTATTGGTCGGATAAACTTAAAACCTCCATTTTAAAAGAAAGTAAAGCAGATTTATTGGTTTATGGAATGGGCGAACAGCCTTTACTGTCTATCTTGGAATTATTAAAAAAAGGCGTTCCTTTCAAAGCTTTAAATACTATTCCTCAAACAGGAATTCTTATTATAGAAGGACAAACTATTCCGCAAAATAAAAATTGGCGTGATGTTAAATTATATTCTCACGATGAATGTTTGAAAGATAAATTGAAGTTTGCCAAAAACTTTAAACATATAGAACAAGAATCTAATAAAATAAACGCTAAAAGAATTTTGCAACAAATTGGAAAAGATACGGTAATTATTAATCCTCCTTTTCCAACCATGACAGAAAAGGAAATTGATGCTGCTTTTGATTTACCTTATACTCGTTTACCTCATCCCAAATACAAAAAACGAGGCCCGATTCCCGCTTTTGAAATGATTAAATTTTCAGTGAATCTGCATCGTGGTTGTTTTGGAGGATGTAGCTTTTGTACTATTTCGGCACATCAAGGAAAATTTATTGCTTCCCGATCAGAAGCTTCTATTATGAAAGAAGTTGAACAAATAACTATGATGCCTGATTTCAAAGGAAATATTTCTGACTTAGGTGGTCCTTCGGCAAATATGTACAAAATGAAAGGACGATATCAGGAGTTATGCGATCAATGTAAACGCCCATCTTGTATTCATCCTACTGTTTGTCATAATTTAGATACTTCTCATCAAGCCTTGCTTAATATTTACAAGAAAGTAGATGCTCATCCCAAAATAAAGAAAGCCTATGTTGGAAGCGGTATTCGCTACGATTTATTAGTGAAGGATTTTAATACAGAAGGAGATGAAAAAGGAATGAATGCATATATGCAACAACTGCTCGACCGCCACGTTAGTGGACGATTAAAAGTAGCTCCGGAGCATACCTCTGACAAAACGCTGAAGATGATGCGTAAACCATCTTTCAAATATTTTCACTCGTTTAAAAAACAGTTTGACACCATCAATCAGAAGCTGGGAAAAAAACTTCAACTTATCCCCTATTTTATTTCCTCACATCCTGAATCCAAACTGGAAGATATGGCCAATTTAGCCGCCGAAACTAAAGATATGGGATTTCATTTAGAGCAAGTACAAGACTTTACTCCAACACCAATGACAGTTGCCACCGTAGCCTACTACTCCGGTTACCACCCCTATACTTTAGAAAAGGTTTATACCGCACGAAAAAAACTGGAAAAACAAGAACAACACCGTTTCTTTTTTTGGTATAAAGGAGAAAATGCATCTTGGATTAGGAGTGTTTTAAAAAATAGACCTGATTTGATAAAAAAATTGTTAGCTCGCAAAGTAAAAGTGCAAGAAAGCAGCAGTCCAAAAAGTTTTAAAACGAATAAGCCTAAAAAAAATAAATTCAGGAGAAATTAA